From Triticum aestivum cultivar Chinese Spring chromosome 4A, IWGSC CS RefSeq v2.1, whole genome shotgun sequence, a single genomic window includes:
- the LOC123085639 gene encoding probable protein phosphatase 2C 33 isoform X1, with amino-acid sequence MESASNEETLPPALPLATLIGRELRGGGSERPLVRYGHSGFAKRGEDYFLVKPDCLRVPGDPSSAFSVFAVFDGHNGVSAAVFSKEHLLDDVMSAVPQGISREDWLQVLPRALVAGFVKTDIDFQRKGETQREVLAMPLYSPANLITKMLLTLGIGAGEMSGTTATLVVIDGFTVTVASVGDSRCILDTQGGVVSLLTVDHRLEENVEERERVTASGGEVSRLNLCGGQQVGPLRCWPGGLCLSRSIGDTDVGEFIVPIPHVKQVKLSSAGGRLIIASDGIWDAVSSEIAAQACRGLPAELAAKLVVKQALKTTGLKDDTTCVVVDIIPSDHCSTPPPSSPKQNQNKLRFLLFGRRSHSSVGKLGDKKKSASFGFVEELFEEGSALLEERLGRNSLSKANLPPFRCAICQVDRVPFEDLITDNGGGYCSAPSTPSSCPYLCSGCRKKKDAMEGKRSNRSTACT; translated from the exons ATGGAGAGCGCCTCCAATGAGGAGACGCTGCCCCCGGCGCTGCCTCTGGCGACGCTGATCGGccgcgagctccgcggcggcggctCCGAGCGCCCGCTCGTGCGGTACGGCCACTCCGGCTTCGCCAAGCGCGGCGAGGACTACTTCCTGGTCAAGCCCGACTGCCTCCGCGTCCCCGGCGACCCTTCCTCGGCCTTTTCCGTCTTCGCC GTGTTCGACGGCCACAATGGCGTGTCGGCGGCGGTGTTCAGCAAGGAGCACTTGCTCGACGACGTGATGAGCGCCGTGCCGCAGGGTATCAGCCGCGAGGACTGGCTGCAGGTGCTGCCGCGCGCGCTTGTGGCAGGCTTCGTCAAGACAGATATTGACTTCCAGCGCAAGGGTGAGACTCAGAGAGAGGTCCTTGCAATGCCATTATATTCCCCGGCGAATCTCATCACTAAGATGTTGTTAACTCTGGGAATTGGTGCAGGGGAAATGTCAGGGACGACGGCGACGTTGGTCGTCATCGATGGGTTCACCGTGACTGTGGCGTCAGTCGGAGACTCCAGGTGCATCCTTGACACTCAAGGTGGTGTGGTCTCTCTGCTAACCGTTGACCACAGGCTAGAGGAGAATGTAGAGGAGCGGGAGCGTGTCACGGCGAGTGGAGGGGAGGTCAGCCGGCTGAACCTTTGCGGTGGGCAGCAG gTTGGCCCTCTCCGATGCTGGCCAGGTGGACTGTGCCTTTCAAGATCAATTGGGGATACCGATGTTGGGGAGTTCATCGTGCCAATTCCACATGTCAAGCAAGTGAAG CTCTCTAGTGCTGGAGGAAGGCTAATAATTGCATCAGATGGAATATGGGATGCAGTGTCCTCAGAGATTGCAGCGCAGGCGTGCAGAGGCTTGCCTGCAGAATTGGCCGCAAAGCTTGTTGTTAAG CAAGCTCTAAAGACAACTGGATTGAAAGATGATACAACTTGTGTAGTTGTTGATATCATCCCATCTGATCATTGTTCAACACCGCCACCATCGTCTCCAAAGCAAAATCAGAACAAGTTGAGGTTTCTTCTTTTTGGTAGGAGGTCCCATAGCTCTGTTGGAAAGCTTGGTGACAAAAAGAAGTCTGCTTCATTTGGATTTGTGGAGGAATTATTTGAAGAAGGCTCTGCATTGTTGGAAGAAAG GTTGGGTAGGAATTCCCTGTCAAAAGCAAATTTGCCCCCATTTCGCTGTGCGATCTGTCAAGTGGACCGAGTGCCATTCGAAGATTTAATAACAGATAATGGGGGAGGTTACTGCTCTGCCCCGTCAACACCATCGAGCTGTCCTTATCTTTGTTCCGGTTGTAGAAAAAAGAAGGATGCAATGGAAGGTAAAAGATCTAATCGCTCGACTGCATGCACTTGA
- the LOC123085639 gene encoding probable protein phosphatase 2C 33 isoform X2, producing MESASNEETLPPALPLATLIGRELRGGGSERPLVRYGHSGFAKRGEDYFLVKPDCLRVPGDPSSAFSVFAVFDGHNGVSAAVFSKEHLLDDVMSAVPQGISREDWLQVLPRALVAGFVKTDIDFQRKGEMSGTTATLVVIDGFTVTVASVGDSRCILDTQGGVVSLLTVDHRLEENVEERERVTASGGEVSRLNLCGGQQVGPLRCWPGGLCLSRSIGDTDVGEFIVPIPHVKQVKLSSAGGRLIIASDGIWDAVSSEIAAQACRGLPAELAAKLVVKQALKTTGLKDDTTCVVVDIIPSDHCSTPPPSSPKQNQNKLRFLLFGRRSHSSVGKLGDKKKSASFGFVEELFEEGSALLEERLGRNSLSKANLPPFRCAICQVDRVPFEDLITDNGGGYCSAPSTPSSCPYLCSGCRKKKDAMEGKRSNRSTACT from the exons ATGGAGAGCGCCTCCAATGAGGAGACGCTGCCCCCGGCGCTGCCTCTGGCGACGCTGATCGGccgcgagctccgcggcggcggctCCGAGCGCCCGCTCGTGCGGTACGGCCACTCCGGCTTCGCCAAGCGCGGCGAGGACTACTTCCTGGTCAAGCCCGACTGCCTCCGCGTCCCCGGCGACCCTTCCTCGGCCTTTTCCGTCTTCGCC GTGTTCGACGGCCACAATGGCGTGTCGGCGGCGGTGTTCAGCAAGGAGCACTTGCTCGACGACGTGATGAGCGCCGTGCCGCAGGGTATCAGCCGCGAGGACTGGCTGCAGGTGCTGCCGCGCGCGCTTGTGGCAGGCTTCGTCAAGACAGATATTGACTTCCAGCGCAAGG GGGAAATGTCAGGGACGACGGCGACGTTGGTCGTCATCGATGGGTTCACCGTGACTGTGGCGTCAGTCGGAGACTCCAGGTGCATCCTTGACACTCAAGGTGGTGTGGTCTCTCTGCTAACCGTTGACCACAGGCTAGAGGAGAATGTAGAGGAGCGGGAGCGTGTCACGGCGAGTGGAGGGGAGGTCAGCCGGCTGAACCTTTGCGGTGGGCAGCAG gTTGGCCCTCTCCGATGCTGGCCAGGTGGACTGTGCCTTTCAAGATCAATTGGGGATACCGATGTTGGGGAGTTCATCGTGCCAATTCCACATGTCAAGCAAGTGAAG CTCTCTAGTGCTGGAGGAAGGCTAATAATTGCATCAGATGGAATATGGGATGCAGTGTCCTCAGAGATTGCAGCGCAGGCGTGCAGAGGCTTGCCTGCAGAATTGGCCGCAAAGCTTGTTGTTAAG CAAGCTCTAAAGACAACTGGATTGAAAGATGATACAACTTGTGTAGTTGTTGATATCATCCCATCTGATCATTGTTCAACACCGCCACCATCGTCTCCAAAGCAAAATCAGAACAAGTTGAGGTTTCTTCTTTTTGGTAGGAGGTCCCATAGCTCTGTTGGAAAGCTTGGTGACAAAAAGAAGTCTGCTTCATTTGGATTTGTGGAGGAATTATTTGAAGAAGGCTCTGCATTGTTGGAAGAAAG GTTGGGTAGGAATTCCCTGTCAAAAGCAAATTTGCCCCCATTTCGCTGTGCGATCTGTCAAGTGGACCGAGTGCCATTCGAAGATTTAATAACAGATAATGGGGGAGGTTACTGCTCTGCCCCGTCAACACCATCGAGCTGTCCTTATCTTTGTTCCGGTTGTAGAAAAAAGAAGGATGCAATGGAAGGTAAAAGATCTAATCGCTCGACTGCATGCACTTGA